In Flavobacterium okayamense, a single window of DNA contains:
- a CDS encoding sensor histidine kinase — MEVNFKKSYKFAFKSSLYISLFTAAVLLLFNYYFHSVNNWFITLFIFFTFVFSFFVIQFRVERFIYKRVKKIYDDVSLLENASFRNQPITTDMATLTKEVKKFARDKKLEIETLKIREEYRREFLGNVSHELKTPLFTVQGYLLTLLDGAMDDKNIRKKYLQRAEKGVERLIYIVKDLDMITKLEAGDINIEPSEFDIVELIQNVFELLEMRAAKKNISLTFDLHYKRPIKVIADQEKIQQVVTNLIVNSIKYGKQGGTTEVSIEDLVNNKVIIRITDNGEGIEKHHIPRLFERFYRVDKSGARSEGGSGLGLAIVKHIIESHSEKIYVESEFGVGSEFSFTLEKAK; from the coding sequence ATGGAAGTTAACTTTAAGAAGTCATATAAATTTGCTTTTAAATCTTCCTTATATATTTCTTTATTTACGGCAGCCGTTTTATTGTTGTTCAATTATTATTTTCATTCCGTAAATAATTGGTTTATTACACTTTTTATTTTCTTTACGTTTGTTTTTTCATTTTTTGTTATTCAGTTTAGAGTTGAAAGATTTATTTACAAAAGGGTAAAGAAAATTTATGATGATGTTTCTCTTTTAGAGAACGCTTCATTCCGAAATCAACCTATTACTACTGATATGGCAACTCTTACTAAAGAGGTTAAAAAATTTGCTCGCGATAAAAAGCTAGAGATTGAAACTTTAAAAATTCGTGAAGAATATCGTAGAGAGTTCTTAGGGAACGTTTCTCATGAATTAAAAACACCTTTATTTACAGTTCAAGGATATTTACTCACACTTTTAGATGGCGCGATGGATGATAAAAATATTCGAAAAAAGTATTTACAAAGAGCAGAAAAAGGTGTTGAGCGATTAATTTATATTGTTAAGGACTTAGATATGATTACTAAGCTTGAAGCTGGTGATATAAATATTGAGCCTTCTGAATTTGATATAGTCGAACTAATACAAAATGTTTTCGAACTTTTAGAAATGCGTGCGGCAAAAAAGAACATATCCTTAACTTTTGATTTACATTATAAAAGGCCAATTAAAGTAATTGCTGATCAAGAAAAAATTCAGCAAGTTGTAACAAATTTAATTGTAAACTCAATTAAATATGGCAAGCAAGGCGGAACTACAGAAGTTAGCATCGAAGATTTAGTAAATAATAAAGTTATTATTAGAATTACCGATAACGGTGAAGGAATTGAAAAACATCATATTCCGAGATTGTTTGAACGTTTTTATCGAGTAGATAAAAGTGGTGCTAGAAGCGAAGGTGGTTCAGGGCTTGGACTTGCAATAGTAAAGCATATTATTGAAAGTCATAGCGAGAAAATTTATGTTGAAAGTGAGTTCGGAGTAGGGTCTGAATTTTCATTTACTTTAGAAAAGGCGAAATAA
- a CDS encoding T9SS type A sorting domain-containing protein has translation MKKLYFLFSMLFAFTFANAQEAIITGYVDSPCPSVVGRTVEIYVDGTVDFTSDAGWNLVRQSNGGGYTTNISLASLGTVSDAFVYVTNDSATLANEFGITVTASNTVVSSAINDNGDDAFQIIDGLAAIIDRFGEDGVDGTGMAWEHVDTYYYRVDGTPANGGAFNAIQFTFGAQDLLDGTGLCNSGAALSTLVPFGTYSTTASTTPTITIAGSVASLDYFEGNGPSAEDTFSVSGINLTQDITVAAPTNFEVSLTSGAGFGSSVMLTQSGGTVNTTTVYIRLAAGLTSNTYNGDITASSTGATNQTLAVSGVVSPAVPQFTVSGGTPAAMNYVFGAGPSNEDSIFVEGLFLTSNITVTAPANFEVSLTSGSGFASSVSLVPSSGTVASTEVFIRLAAGLAINSYAGDITVSSSPAADQMVALNGNVFGAPTNSLVIIGVYDGPNTGGVPKGVELYALADIADLSLYGISSVANGGGSSAGTIGFTFPADALTAGQSIFVSTEATEFTNFFGFAPNYTTGVLNINGDDSVELYENGVIIDTFGDVNADGTGTAWEYLDGWAYRVSNTGPDGTFVIGNWTFSGINQLEGATTNALCTVPYPLGTYVNTLGTNNFNAIDGLVMYPNPVSGNNLYFTSTNNGEINVQIFDILGKEVVKANVVNNQVNVSGLNAGVYVVKVTEAGKTATRKLVVK, from the coding sequence ATGAAAAAACTTTACTTTTTATTTTCAATGCTTTTTGCATTTACCTTTGCTAATGCACAAGAAGCAATAATAACAGGTTACGTTGACTCTCCTTGTCCATCTGTAGTAGGTAGAACAGTTGAAATCTATGTTGACGGAACTGTAGACTTTACATCAGATGCAGGATGGAACTTAGTTAGACAATCTAATGGTGGTGGTTATACTACTAACATTTCTCTTGCTTCGTTAGGAACAGTAAGCGATGCTTTTGTCTATGTTACAAATGATTCTGCTACTTTAGCAAATGAATTTGGAATTACTGTAACTGCTTCTAATACTGTAGTATCATCAGCTATTAATGATAACGGAGATGACGCTTTTCAAATCATTGACGGATTAGCTGCTATTATCGACCGTTTTGGAGAAGATGGTGTTGATGGTACTGGTATGGCATGGGAACACGTAGATACTTATTATTATAGAGTAGATGGAACACCTGCTAATGGCGGGGCTTTTAATGCGATTCAATTTACTTTTGGAGCTCAAGATTTATTAGACGGAACAGGTTTATGTAATTCTGGCGCTGCTTTAAGTACGTTAGTGCCTTTCGGAACATATTCTACTACCGCTTCAACTACTCCAACAATTACAATTGCAGGTTCTGTAGCAAGTTTAGATTATTTTGAAGGTAACGGTCCTTCTGCTGAAGATACTTTTTCTGTTTCGGGAATTAATTTAACACAAGATATTACAGTAGCCGCTCCAACTAACTTTGAAGTTTCTTTAACTTCAGGAGCTGGTTTCGGTTCTTCTGTAATGCTAACACAATCTGGTGGTACAGTAAATACAACTACTGTTTACATTAGATTAGCTGCTGGTTTAACTTCAAATACGTATAATGGAGACATTACTGCTTCATCAACTGGCGCTACAAATCAAACGTTAGCAGTTTCTGGAGTTGTTTCTCCTGCTGTTCCACAATTTACAGTTTCTGGCGGAACTCCTGCAGCAATGAATTATGTTTTTGGTGCTGGTCCATCAAACGAAGATTCAATTTTTGTAGAAGGTTTATTTTTAACTTCAAATATTACTGTAACTGCTCCTGCTAACTTCGAGGTTTCTTTAACTTCCGGTTCTGGTTTTGCAAGTTCAGTTTCTTTAGTACCTTCAAGTGGCACTGTAGCTTCAACAGAAGTTTTTATTAGATTAGCTGCTGGTTTAGCTATTAATTCTTATGCTGGAGACATTACTGTTTCTTCTTCCCCTGCTGCAGACCAAATGGTTGCACTTAATGGGAACGTTTTTGGTGCGCCTACAAATTCATTAGTTATTATTGGTGTGTATGATGGTCCAAATACAGGAGGTGTTCCTAAAGGTGTTGAATTATACGCTTTAGCTGATATTGCTGATTTATCGTTATACGGAATTAGTTCTGTTGCTAATGGTGGTGGTTCTTCTGCAGGAACTATTGGTTTTACTTTCCCTGCTGATGCTTTAACAGCTGGTCAAAGTATTTTTGTTTCTACTGAAGCTACTGAATTTACAAACTTCTTTGGTTTTGCTCCTAACTACACAACTGGTGTTTTAAACATTAATGGTGATGACTCTGTTGAATTATATGAAAATGGAGTTATTATAGATACTTTTGGAGATGTTAACGCAGACGGAACTGGAACAGCTTGGGAATATTTAGATGGTTGGGCTTATAGAGTTTCAAACACTGGCCCTGACGGTACTTTTGTAATTGGCAATTGGACATTCAGCGGAATCAATCAATTAGAAGGAGCTACTACTAACGCTCTTTGTACTGTTCCTTATCCACTTGGAACTTATGTTAATACTTTAGGTACAAATAATTTCAATGCAATTGATGGTTTAGTAATGTATCCAAATCCAGTTTCTGGAAACAACTTATACTTTACTTCTACAAACAATGGTGAAATAAATGTTCAAATTTTTGACATCTTAGGTAAAGAAGTTGTTAAAGCTAATGTTGTTAACAATCAAGTAAATGTTTCAGGCTTAAATGCTGGGGTTTACGTTGTTAAAGTTACTGAAGCTGGAAAAACTGCTACAAGAAAATTAGTTGTAAAATAA
- a CDS encoding T9SS type A sorting domain-containing protein codes for MPMVKKYFYIFLLMVSFNSLSIVAQESGSIKKQDPPTIEGLTIYPNPSGIGKVYISSKSTSEKKIEIFDVLGKKVLETVTSGKEVNISSLSPGVYIIKVKENEASATRKLIIN; via the coding sequence ATGCCAATGGTAAAAAAATACTTTTATATTTTTCTTTTAATGGTTTCTTTTAATTCTCTTAGCATTGTTGCACAAGAGAGTGGTAGTATTAAAAAACAAGATCCACCTACAATTGAAGGACTAACCATTTACCCAAACCCCTCAGGTATTGGCAAGGTTTATATTTCCTCAAAATCTACTTCTGAGAAAAAAATCGAAATTTTTGATGTACTAGGTAAAAAAGTTTTAGAAACTGTAACTTCTGGAAAAGAAGTTAATATCAGTTCTCTATCTCCAGGTGTGTACATTATTAAAGTTAAAGAAAACGAAGCTTCTGCTACTAGAAAGCTGATTATCAATTAA
- a CDS encoding glycosyltransferase, with product MNKRKKILVAPLNWGLGHATRCIPIIKALESHEFEPILASDGVALALLKKEFPHLQHFELPSYNIHYAEKGKNFKLELLKQVPNMISAVRSEKKAISKLVDELQLDGIISDNRLGVQSKKIPSVFITHQLNVLTGNTSYITTKLHHFFINKFNECWVPDSEGSANLTGRLGHLDDPLKHLKYIGPLSRLHKKSLAKRYEIMIILSGLEPQRTLLEEKLSSEFSNYEEPTLFVKGVVENEQIIEKSGKITYYNYMTSEQLEIAFNESDKIICRSGYTTVMDLAQLGKKAFFIPTPGQYEQEYLAKKYKQEGIAPSCKQEKFKLSKIEKIDLYRGLQNYSTEIRWKDLFRLF from the coding sequence TTGAATAAAAGAAAAAAAATTTTAGTTGCACCTTTAAATTGGGGATTAGGTCACGCCACAAGGTGTATACCTATTATTAAAGCACTAGAAAGTCATGAATTTGAACCTATTCTTGCTTCTGATGGTGTTGCTTTAGCATTATTGAAAAAAGAATTCCCACATTTACAACATTTCGAATTACCTTCATATAATATTCACTACGCTGAAAAAGGGAAAAATTTTAAATTGGAATTATTAAAGCAAGTTCCAAACATGATCTCAGCAGTAAGAAGTGAGAAAAAAGCAATTTCGAAGTTAGTTGATGAACTTCAATTAGACGGAATTATTTCTGATAATAGACTTGGTGTACAATCAAAAAAAATCCCTTCTGTTTTTATAACGCATCAATTGAATGTATTAACTGGAAACACTTCTTACATTACCACAAAACTTCATCATTTTTTTATAAATAAATTTAATGAATGTTGGGTGCCAGATTCTGAAGGAAGTGCTAATTTAACGGGAAGATTAGGCCATCTCGATGATCCACTAAAACATTTAAAATATATAGGTCCACTCAGTCGACTACATAAAAAATCACTGGCTAAAAGATATGAAATAATGATAATTCTATCTGGACTAGAACCGCAAAGAACACTTTTAGAGGAAAAGCTTTCAAGTGAGTTTTCTAATTATGAAGAACCTACTTTATTTGTAAAAGGAGTTGTAGAGAATGAACAGATAATTGAAAAATCAGGCAAAATTACTTATTACAATTACATGACTAGTGAACAACTTGAAATTGCTTTTAATGAAAGTGATAAAATAATTTGTCGTTCTGGTTATACTACAGTTATGGATTTAGCGCAACTTGGTAAAAAAGCATTTTTTATACCAACTCCTGGGCAATATGAACAAGAATATTTAGCTAAAAAATATAAACAAGAAGGAATTGCACCAAGTTGCAAACAGGAAAAGTTTAAGCTTTCTAAAATTGAAAAAATAGATTTATATAGAGGATTACAGAACTACTCAACTGAAATTAGATGGAAAGATTTATTTCGCCTTTTCTAA
- a CDS encoding response regulator transcription factor produces MKKKDIKILLVDDEQDILEIVSYNLSQEGYQIVTATNGREAISKAKKELPHLIILDVMMPEMDGIEACENIRRIPELESTIITFLTARSEDYSQVAGFDAGADDYIAKPIKPKVLVSKVKALLRRLKDEDDSKDVLKVGDIEINREEYKIVRNNEEIVLPRKEFELFYLLATKPGKVFTREEILDKVWGNEVVVGGRTIDVHIRKLREKIGDDFFKTIKGVGYKIEF; encoded by the coding sequence ATGAAAAAAAAGGATATTAAAATTTTATTAGTTGATGACGAACAAGATATATTAGAGATTGTTAGTTATAACTTATCACAAGAGGGTTACCAAATCGTAACAGCAACTAATGGTAGAGAAGCAATTAGTAAAGCTAAAAAGGAGCTCCCGCATTTAATAATTTTAGATGTAATGATGCCTGAAATGGATGGTATCGAAGCTTGTGAAAATATTCGTCGTATTCCGGAATTGGAAAGCACAATAATTACTTTTTTAACGGCAAGATCAGAGGACTATTCTCAAGTTGCTGGGTTTGATGCTGGTGCAGATGATTATATTGCAAAACCAATAAAACCAAAAGTACTAGTAAGTAAAGTTAAGGCATTGTTAAGAAGGCTTAAAGATGAAGATGATTCAAAAGATGTACTTAAAGTAGGCGATATCGAGATTAATAGAGAAGAATATAAAATTGTTCGCAATAACGAAGAAATTGTTTTACCTAGAAAAGAATTTGAATTATTTTATTTACTAGCTACAAAACCTGGTAAAGTTTTTACTCGTGAAGAAATTTTAGATAAAGTTTGGGGTAATGAAGTTGTTGTAGGTGGAAGAACAATAGATGTGCATATTAGAAAACTTAGAGAAAAAATAGGGGATGATTTTTTCAAAACCATAAAAGGTGTTGGTTATAAAATAGAGTTTTAA
- the trmB gene encoding tRNA (guanosine(46)-N7)-methyltransferase TrmB has translation MGSKNKLKRFKENETFLNVVQPTREEVVSGEFSMKGKWSSDFFKNDKPIVLELGCGKGEYTVGLAKLNPEKNFIGIDIKGARFWRGAKTAVESGMNNVGFLRTQIELIEYCFAQNEVDEIWITFPDPQIKYKRTKHRMTNSEFLQNYKKVLKPNGIMHLKTDSEFMHGYTLGLLHGEGHEVIYANHNIYRNEGAPEEVTGIQTFYESQYLEQNKPITYIKFKLK, from the coding sequence GTGGGAAGTAAAAATAAATTAAAGCGATTTAAAGAAAACGAAACGTTTTTAAATGTTGTTCAACCAACAAGAGAAGAAGTTGTTTCTGGTGAGTTTTCTATGAAAGGGAAATGGAGCTCAGATTTTTTCAAAAATGACAAACCAATTGTTTTAGAATTAGGATGTGGAAAAGGTGAATATACGGTTGGTTTAGCAAAACTTAACCCTGAAAAGAATTTTATTGGAATCGATATAAAAGGAGCTCGTTTTTGGCGTGGTGCTAAAACTGCTGTAGAAAGCGGCATGAATAATGTTGGGTTTCTTAGAACTCAAATTGAGCTAATTGAATATTGCTTTGCTCAAAATGAAGTTGATGAAATTTGGATTACCTTTCCTGATCCTCAAATAAAGTACAAAAGAACAAAGCATAGAATGACTAATTCTGAATTTTTACAGAACTATAAAAAGGTTCTTAAGCCTAATGGAATAATGCATTTAAAGACTGATAGTGAATTTATGCATGGCTATACACTTGGTCTTCTACATGGAGAAGGACATGAGGTGATTTACGCAAACCACAATATTTATAGAAATGAAGGGGCTCCTGAAGAAGTAACAGGGATTCAAACATTTTATGAAAGTCAATATTTAGAACAAAATAAACCTATAACGTATATTAAATTTAAACTAAAGTAA
- a CDS encoding TonB-dependent receptor, giving the protein MKLKFLIGFLFFAFVSVAQTGTVMGVILDKEFNDEPLPFANITVKGSTQGSSTDDEGRYSITLKPGNYTLVIAYLGYETAEIPFTLKAGEKKVINHTLAASGVQLADVVLTHTVSKESEQALLQEQQKAVEIKQAIGAEEISKKGISDVAAAVAKTTGISKQEGSSDIFVRGLGDRYNSTTLNGLPLPSNNPSTKNISLDIFSTDIVEYIGIDKTYNYRNYGDFAGANVDIISKTYKGTSMIEVGSGMNVNSNAISLSKFYLQDGPNFHGFSNEPIPNDPLGGYNFSTSWDKQGKTPIGSSIYLRGGNTYSIGSSSKFSFFLNGSFDNSYNFKEGVRRGGVEASQGIAKKDFYRKAYEYQTSSNAMANLNYKINNNHNLKLNSMFINSSSQKFEEFTGVIDIFDAAPDGGGYLSRSTFERTTLFINQLLGNHSFGERTNFDWGISYNMMNNVIPDRMQNTFVPLDNDNPLTSPLIVSDLNQSDNHRFFQDMTDDEVAGNFTLTYKFGKTDDDNYKGKLIAGYSGRYKEINFDATQFNFNILQPNINLPFIDLNNIDGFFNQNGIDLGYYSIQTFRGGLNTPNALKPQNYNGQQIISAGFGAIEYQFSPKLFVIAGFRSEYIIQDIFYDTSLKTGKKLFDTMEYLPSLTAKYEINDKQNLKFATSKTYTLPQFKERAPFLFEEVGQSYFGNENLYSSTDYNADLKWEYFPAKGEVLGFTGFGKLIQNPINQVTVASATNDISWVNTGEKAIGLGIEGEWRKNILSIENSNSEQTTNLGFGLNISYLFTNQDLDTQKVIEENPGISVAFTNEESRLTGASDLLINSDISFNKTFSKEKSLTATLSGGYFSDRIYALGVTGKGDLVDSEVITLDFILKFNVNKNISFGLNAKNLTDPTIERIQDKQNVIVDSYKKGRNFSISMKYTF; this is encoded by the coding sequence ATGAAACTAAAGTTTTTAATCGGATTTTTATTTTTTGCATTTGTTTCTGTAGCACAAACAGGAACTGTAATGGGAGTAATTTTAGATAAGGAATTTAATGACGAACCATTACCATTTGCAAATATAACAGTTAAAGGATCAACACAAGGTTCTTCTACAGACGACGAAGGTAGATATTCTATCACTTTAAAACCAGGAAACTACACATTAGTAATCGCTTATTTAGGATATGAAACAGCCGAAATTCCTTTTACATTAAAAGCAGGCGAGAAAAAAGTAATTAATCACACCCTAGCTGCAAGTGGAGTACAATTAGCTGATGTAGTTTTAACACATACTGTTTCAAAAGAAAGTGAACAAGCATTATTACAAGAACAACAGAAAGCAGTTGAAATTAAACAGGCTATTGGCGCAGAAGAAATTTCAAAAAAAGGAATTAGTGATGTAGCAGCTGCAGTAGCTAAAACAACTGGTATTTCAAAACAAGAAGGTTCTAGTGATATTTTCGTTAGAGGACTAGGTGATAGATACAACTCTACAACATTGAACGGGTTACCTTTACCATCAAACAATCCTTCTACCAAAAATATTTCATTGGATATTTTTTCAACTGACATTGTAGAGTATATTGGGATAGACAAAACTTATAACTATAGAAATTATGGAGATTTTGCTGGAGCAAATGTAGATATCATATCTAAAACATACAAAGGAACTAGCATGATTGAAGTTGGAAGCGGAATGAATGTAAACTCTAATGCTATTTCTTTAAGTAAGTTCTATTTACAAGATGGCCCTAATTTTCACGGATTTAGTAATGAACCAATCCCTAATGACCCTCTTGGCGGATATAACTTTTCTACTAGTTGGGACAAACAAGGTAAAACTCCAATCGGAAGTTCAATATATTTAAGAGGAGGAAACACTTACAGTATAGGTTCTAGCAGCAAGTTTAGCTTCTTTTTAAATGGCTCATTTGACAACAGTTACAACTTTAAAGAAGGAGTTAGAAGAGGTGGTGTTGAAGCTAGTCAAGGTATTGCAAAAAAAGATTTTTACAGAAAAGCTTACGAATATCAAACAAGTTCGAATGCAATGGCTAATCTTAATTATAAAATCAACAACAACCACAATTTAAAATTAAATTCAATGTTTATAAATTCTTCATCACAAAAATTTGAAGAATTTACTGGAGTAATTGATATTTTTGATGCTGCTCCTGATGGCGGCGGTTATCTTTCACGTTCAACTTTTGAAAGAACAACTTTATTTATAAACCAATTATTAGGAAACCATAGTTTTGGAGAAAGAACTAACTTTGATTGGGGTATTTCTTATAACATGATGAACAATGTTATACCAGACAGAATGCAAAATACTTTTGTTCCACTTGATAATGATAATCCTTTAACTTCTCCTTTAATTGTCTCTGATTTAAATCAATCTGACAATCATAGATTTTTTCAAGATATGACTGATGATGAAGTTGCCGGAAATTTCACTCTAACTTATAAATTTGGTAAAACAGATGACGATAATTACAAAGGAAAATTAATAGCTGGGTATAGTGGAAGATATAAAGAAATCAATTTTGATGCTACTCAATTTAACTTTAACATATTACAACCTAATATAAATTTACCTTTTATAGATTTGAATAACATTGATGGATTTTTTAATCAAAATGGTATTGATTTAGGATATTACTCTATTCAAACATTCCGTGGAGGTTTAAATACTCCTAATGCATTAAAACCTCAAAACTATAATGGTCAACAAATAATTTCTGCAGGATTCGGAGCTATTGAATACCAATTTTCACCTAAATTATTTGTAATTGCAGGTTTTAGATCAGAATACATAATTCAAGATATATTTTATGACACTTCATTAAAGACTGGAAAAAAATTATTCGACACAATGGAATACTTACCATCTTTAACTGCAAAATATGAGATTAATGATAAGCAAAATTTAAAATTTGCTACTAGTAAAACATATACTTTACCTCAATTTAAAGAAAGAGCTCCTTTCTTATTTGAAGAAGTTGGACAAAGTTATTTTGGTAACGAAAACTTATATAGTTCTACTGATTATAATGCAGATTTAAAATGGGAATATTTCCCAGCTAAAGGTGAGGTTTTAGGGTTTACTGGATTTGGAAAGCTTATACAAAACCCTATTAACCAAGTAACAGTAGCTTCTGCAACAAATGACATATCTTGGGTAAACACTGGAGAAAAAGCAATTGGATTAGGAATTGAAGGTGAATGGAGAAAAAACATTCTTTCAATTGAAAACAGTAACTCTGAACAAACAACTAACTTAGGATTTGGATTAAATATTTCTTATTTATTTACAAATCAAGATTTAGACACTCAAAAAGTAATTGAAGAAAATCCTGGAATTAGTGTAGCTTTTACAAATGAAGAGTCAAGACTAACAGGTGCTTCAGATTTATTAATAAATTCAGACATAAGTTTCAATAAAACTTTTAGTAAAGAAAAATCTTTAACAGCTACTCTTTCTGGGGGTTATTTTTCAGATAGAATTTATGCTCTTGGTGTTACTGGAAAAGGAGACTTAGTAGATAGTGAGGTTATTACTTTAGATTTTATTTTAAAATTTAATGTAAATAAAAATATAAGTTTTGGTTTAAATGCTAAAAACTTAACGGATCCAACTATTGAAAGAATTCAAGACAAACAAAATGTAATTGTTGACTCTTACAAAAAAGGTAGAAACTTCAGTATTTCAATGAAATACACTTTCTAA